In the Triticum aestivum cultivar Chinese Spring chromosome 2B, IWGSC CS RefSeq v2.1, whole genome shotgun sequence genome, GGGGAGCCCGCAGCCGGAGCGGGGGCGCCCAGGCGGCACAGCGAGGCGGGACCGCGGGAGCAGCGCGGCACCGGGCGGAGCAGGCGGTGACGCAGCGCCGCGGGGGCGCGCACGCGGAGGTGCAGGTGCCCGCGCGCGCGGCGGAGCAGCGAGGGGCCGACGACCACcacaggtgcgcctccctctccctcgagACTCCAGCTCCCCAGCGGCCATCCCTCCTTTTCCCCAAGTCCACGACCACTGCTGCTTCGAGGCCGAGGAGACCATCGGGTAGCAGCTAGCTCAGGTCGGGGTCACAGTCCAACAATGCAAGGAGCCAAGGAGGGTGGTCCAGCCGAGAGAAGGATGTTGCGAGAGGGGATGAAGCGGCAGTTGCGTGGCCGTGTTGACCCGAGCTGGTTGCTAGAGCGGATGGAGTGGTGGCTGCACGGATTCCTTATTGGAGGTGCCGGTATGCGCGCATGCCTTCTTGATTTTGTACCTGCCTCTTTCCTGACAGGATTCTGACTCTGCCTCGGCGTTCTTCTACTTTGTGTCTGTTCAGAATGATGCACTGATGCAGGTTTCGTACACATgcttttctttttccttcttcgTATGCCTATCTGTGAATCTTGTGAGCCATGATTGGCATGCTGCTGTGTATGTCATTCTGTCACTTATATTGATTCTTGTTGAGGCGCTGCTGCCACCTAATTTTTTGAATTGATGCTAGAAATAACAAACTAATACAGAGAGAATGTACAAATTTATTACACATGATTGAGGGCGATAATCTATATATTTCCTGCAGTACCTTCATATCCTCTGCTGCAGCAGATGCAGATGGAGCACACCGTGGGATATCCCCATCCACCACGGTCACTGCCGTCAAGGGCTTCTTCATGGATCTGGGACGCCATGGACCTGCAGCTCCTCAAGGTTTGGACTTTCTACTGAACCATCGTGTCCATCATGTGTAGAACACGCTGCACTGTTAAGTCAAGGTTCAGGGCGACGTATGCCGTAGCCCCATATGGCTTTTCCAATGCAGGACCTTCTACATCTCTGCATATCGATCCACCAAGTCAAAGTTAATCTGATATGTTCAAGTTAACCATGGATCAATTCTGGAATACTTGTTAGTTGATGTTGTAGGCAGTTCGTCTCTGGAGTTACACGATCTTTTCTTGGAGTAGTATTCCCTTAAAATATTTGATCTCTTATCTATTAAAATAAATGTTAATAGAAAAGACATCTTTGGTCTCAAGAATTAGTACTACTCCCATTTGTATTTTCTAACcatattttttattttcaaataACATCAAACCTATGTCTAGATTGTATATTACAAACGGTTGTGCTGAAAGAACTCAGAGGATTTTCATGGTTGTGCTTACTAGAGCATCAAAATTTTGTTGTTATGCTGCTGTAGACCTTCTGAACATCTTTAAGGTGTTTTTGCCTCAGGTTCTTGTACCCCAACCTCTCGGACCCCTTGAACGGGGAGGCGGCTTCGCTGATGACGCGCGACAAGAAGGCATACAACCAGAAAGTCCAAGGTATGGTCTGCAACAACACCTCTCTCTATTGTGCTTCTATCTGTTCTGTGGATTAATTCAGAATGCTGCTCATTATGGTTTGataaaaaaaatgttcagaatCTGATGCGTGACGATCAGATGGTCAAAAAAGTGACGTTGTGTGACGATCGGATGGTTCTTCAAGCTCCCAGCATGACGTACTCTCCATCTCTTGTCTCTTTCGCACGGCAGGGCAGAGGGATTTGGTCGAGGACCGCAGCGTCGGCGACCCAGGTATCTTCTTCTCCACTATGTCGATCATGGGCCCTTTGTCTAATCTGCAATGACACATGGCATTGACAGGTACAAGCACGTGGCGGCGTGGCGGCAACTGGGATGCACATGAGGCTACTGTTCTTCTACCGGTTCACAGCGTCCATGTGACACCGCCGAGCCCTTCATTTGCGTCCTCCTGGGAGACCACCATGCAGCACCAAGGTTAAAAAAAGCCCCCTGTTGTTGTCTCCCTTTCAGTTGAAATATATCCTTTTACATGCTCAGGTCATAAGTTTGTGATCTGCAAGGTTTATATGAAAAAGGAATTCCAACTATGATAAGTTGTAGCTTTGATACCAACTGTTAGACTATGTGTGCTCCCTGATTTTCCCGTCTGATTTTCCAGTGACTGCTCTCTGATGTATTTCTATTTCCATATGACAGAGTAATTAGCATTTCTGTTTTGATATCTCCCTCCTTAACTGAGTTTGTGAGTGATTTCAGCTCCATGAAGAAACCTCAAGTTTGATATTGCTTACTTATTTAACAAATACCAAAGCATGTCCATATCTTCAGACGGAAGCTATATACTCTAATTGCGGAGATTTTCTTTCTTTGTTAATCTCTTGAATAAGTTGGACTAGCTGTATATCTCTTTTTACACCACGATTTGTTTTTCATGTTGGAGTAGATATTGGCCCTCTGATAATACTAATATTGGTCCATTGAAGGTACTAATTTCAGAAAGATCATATGGGTGCATACCAGTATCAACTATTAAGGGAGCAAAGTAATTACTTGTCGTTCCTTATTGTTGTGAAAGTTCATATTTGTTTGCTATATAGATGCTCTTCATAGACTGTGGTTTAAAATTCAAAATCCTTTATATCTCGTTGTTATTATTTGGTTCAGTACCTGCTACGTTCCTATGGCTGGCTGCCCTTAAGTAGTTAAAAATAACGATGGCTCTTCGACATTATTGATTGTCTGATGTCTTTGCAGGTGAGAATATAGATGATAGGAGAATGGGGGAAGATATAAATGCCTTGAGTGAATAAATAAATGGACGATTCATGGGGCTTCACTAATGGATAGCATCACACTGTCGCCTGAAATTGCTTTAGTGTATACACCCAGGGTATGTATATGGAACTAGCTACGTGAGTCATGTACTCATGTTTGAAATATATTATTTCCTGATGAAGGTGTCATGGCTTTGGCTGGACGTAAGAACATGCTTGGAGGTGATTGGTAATTTAAGATTAATCTTTGTTGCAACATAGCTTCTTGCCAGGAATTATCGGGACATTTTTACCAAgtaattgattttttttctttgagcTGCAGTTTGTTAACCAACTAGATGCACCATTTTTGACAAAGAAGGCCCCTTACTGTCCATTTTCTTTGCATCCTCGTGCGGATTTTTACACGCCCGTTTTCTGTAGCAGGCGCCTACATGCTCATGTTAGAGTTAATGGAGGATGAAGTGTGACCGTACTATCTCCTTGTGTCTACAACGACGTGTGTCAGTACTGTCTCCTTGACCGGCTCCTTAGGCTCTCCCTGTGCGGTAGCGGCTCAATCTCCGCGGTGCCGTCGAGGAGGGGCTGGGGCGGCCGTGTCTGGTGCGCTCTCGCTACTCATCGACCTTGCTGTTACTACCTCATCCTTGAAGCCATGGGTGGCCTCTAATTTTCCCTTTGGAGTGTTGAATGCAAACTGCAAAAGTAGAGCTGGTTGGCTAGCTGTTGATTTGATCGGGGGATAGCATATGAAGTGAGTAAACAGAAAGAAAGTGAGTAAACAGAAAGAAAGTGAGCATCCAAGCAGGAACTGCAAATGCTCTATTTTAGTCAAAGCATGGGAATGTGCACAAGGGAAAGGTCAGCTCTTGCAATATCATTTTCATGATACAGTGATCAAGTTTCTAAACAATCCTTGCAGACATGCCTTCCAATAGTATTTTATTCCATGGTCCATATTAGTATGTCATTTCCATGATACAATGATTTACTTTTTAGTTGTATATGCCTCCAAATTTGCTTTACATGTAACCATTGTAGAGGATTATAATGTGATATTGTGATCTACATGAAGAGTGTAGACACTACTATctatttcaatttttttcaaattcagaCTTCAGTGTAGATGTAGAGCTGCATGTGTGCCAATATGACTTACATTTGAATATAGGGAAAGTAGTGGCTGAACCCCACCTTGGTGCACCCACGCAATAAAACATAccaaaacatttaaaaaaaatctgaatatATGCACCTTGCTTTTAAACTCTCAACTAGATCCACCCTTGCAGAGTGTGGACGCACAAAAAACGGTTGAGTACTTACAGATGTGAGATCTTACATACACCCTTACACTGATTTTTTACTTCTTCCATCGTGTAGCTACAGGACCACAAACTAAGTCCCCCTGTCCTACCCTCTCATCCGCGCAGTTGTCGCCGACTACGCGTGTGCCTCCCGTTGTCACCACTGACTCGCTTTACTGTAAGAGTGTTCATTCCGTAATCGCCGTGAAAGATATCTAACCTCTAATATGAGGTT is a window encoding:
- the LOC123039225 gene encoding uncharacterized protein, which gives rise to MLRPPECRLSVESCACEKTKAVSLFSVESSHGSDWLVRSRSGSSPKRRPSPERSRRRHRGTRGAAACSCGGAELAGFAGEAGAGEAGRTGCGETGKPGGGSRRPGSGRSRPAWGGSRSRHESRAEAGARLGSPQPERGRPGGTARRDRGSSAAPGGAGGDAAPRGRARGGAGARARGGAARGRRPPQYLHILCCSRCRWSTPWDIPIHHGHCRQGLLHGSGTPWTCSSSRFLYPNLSDPLNGEAASLMTRDKKAYNQKVQGQRDLVEDRSVGDPGTSTWRRGGNWDAHEATVLLPVHSVHVTPPSPSFASSWETTMQHQGENIDDRRMGEDINALSE